In one window of Streptomyces griseus subsp. griseus DNA:
- the secE gene encoding preprotein translocase subunit SecE, translating into MTDAVGSIDMPDAEDESPESSKKTRKGGKRGKKGPLGRLALFYRQIVAELRKVVWPTRSQLTTYTSVVIVFVVVMIGLVTVLDMGFARVIKYVFG; encoded by the coding sequence GTGACGGACGCCGTGGGCTCCATCGACATGCCTGATGCTGAGGATGAATCCCCCGAGTCCAGCAAGAAGACTCGGAAGGGCGGCAAGCGCGGCAAGAAGGGCCCTCTGGGCCGTCTCGCGCTGTTCTACCGCCAGATCGTCGCCGAACTCCGTAAGGTCGTCTGGCCGACTCGCAGCCAGCTGACGACATACACCAGCGTGGTGATCGTGTTCGTCGTTGTCATGATTGGTCTTGTTACCGTTCTTGACATGGGGTTCGCGCGGGTCATCAAGTACGTCTTCGGCTGA
- the rplJ gene encoding 50S ribosomal protein L10 gives MARPDKAAAVAELTDQFRSSNAAVLTEYRGLTVAQLKELRRSLGENAQYAVVKNTLTKIAANEAGIDTLDDLFSGPTAVAFVTGDPVESAKGLRDFAKDNPNLIIKGGVLDGKALSADEIKKLADLESREVLLSKLAGAFKGKQTQAAQVFQALPSKFVRTAEALRAKKEEQGGAGTPAPAEAAE, from the coding sequence ATGGCAAGGCCCGACAAGGCTGCCGCGGTAGCCGAGCTGACGGACCAGTTCCGCAGCTCGAACGCCGCCGTGCTGACCGAGTACCGGGGTCTCACCGTGGCACAGCTCAAGGAGCTGCGCCGTTCGCTCGGTGAGAACGCCCAGTACGCCGTGGTGAAGAACACGCTGACCAAGATTGCGGCCAACGAGGCCGGGATCGACACGCTGGACGACCTGTTCTCGGGTCCGACGGCGGTTGCCTTCGTCACCGGTGACCCGGTGGAGTCGGCGAAGGGTCTTCGTGACTTCGCCAAGGACAACCCCAACCTCATCATCAAGGGCGGTGTCCTTGACGGTAAGGCGCTGTCCGCCGATGAGATCAAGAAGCTTGCGGACCTCGAGTCCCGCGAGGTTCTGCTCTCCAAGCTGGCCGGTGCTTTCAAGGGCAAGCAGACGCAGGCGGCGCAGGTCTTCCAGGCCCTGCCCTCCAAGTTCGTCCGCACCGCGGAAGCTCTTCGCGCCAAGAAGGAAGAGCAGGGCGGTGCCGGTACGCCGGCTCCCGCCGAGGCCGCCGAGTAA
- the nusG gene encoding transcription termination/antitermination protein NusG, whose protein sequence is MSDPNLNDAVEPEAGAFESAKDELGIVEAADSEKADQAEATEAAVDAVADETIEADEDAEVAEAAEAVDADDESADEEEAEPAAPVDPVTALREELRGLPGEWYVIHTYAGYEKRVKANLEQRAVSLNVEEFIYQAEVPEEEIVQIKNGERKNVRQNKLPGYVLVRMDLTNESWGVVRNTPGVTGFVGNAYDPYPLTLDEIVKMLAPEAEEKAAREAAEAEGKPAPSRKVEVQVLDFEVGDSVTVTDGPFATLQATINEINADSKKVKGLVEIFGRETPVELSFDQIQKN, encoded by the coding sequence GTGTCTGACCCGAACCTGAACGACGCCGTCGAGCCCGAGGCTGGCGCCTTCGAGTCCGCCAAGGACGAGCTCGGCATCGTTGAGGCTGCTGATTCCGAGAAGGCCGATCAGGCCGAGGCCACCGAGGCCGCTGTGGACGCCGTCGCCGACGAGACGATCGAGGCCGACGAAGACGCCGAGGTCGCCGAGGCGGCGGAAGCCGTCGATGCCGACGACGAGAGCGCCGACGAGGAAGAGGCCGAGCCGGCCGCACCCGTCGACCCCGTCACCGCCCTGCGCGAGGAGCTCCGCGGCCTCCCCGGCGAGTGGTACGTCATCCACACGTACGCCGGATACGAGAAGCGCGTGAAGGCCAACCTGGAGCAGCGCGCCGTCTCCCTCAACGTGGAGGAGTTCATCTATCAGGCCGAGGTGCCTGAAGAGGAAATCGTCCAGATCAAGAACGGCGAGCGCAAGAACGTCCGGCAGAACAAGCTCCCCGGCTATGTGCTGGTGCGCATGGACCTGACGAACGAGTCCTGGGGCGTCGTGCGGAACACGCCGGGCGTCACCGGCTTCGTGGGCAACGCCTACGACCCGTACCCGCTGACCCTGGACGAGATCGTCAAGATGCTCGCCCCGGAGGCCGAGGAGAAGGCCGCCCGCGAGGCCGCCGAGGCCGAGGGCAAGCCGGCTCCGTCCCGCAAGGTCGAGGTCCAGGTGCTGGACTTCGAGGTGGGCGACTCGGTCACCGTCACCGACGGCCCGTTCGCCACGCTCCAGGCCACGATCAACGAGATCAACGCCGACTCGAAGAAGGTCAAGGGCCTCGTCGAGATCTTCGGCCGCGAGACCCCGGTCGAGCTCAGCTTCGACCAGATCCAGAAGAACTAG
- the rpoB gene encoding DNA-directed RNA polymerase subunit beta, translating into MAASRNASTANTNNGASTAPLRISFAKIKEPLEVPNLLALQTESFDWLLGNAAWKARVEAALDSGQDVPTKSGLEEIFEEISPIEDFSGSMSLTFRDHRFEPPKNSIDECKERDFTFAAPLFVTAEFTNNETGEIKSQTVFMGDFPLMTNKGTFVINGTERVVVSQLVRSPGVYFDSSIDKTSDKDIFSAKIIPSRGAWLEMEIDKRDMVGVRIDRKRKQSVTVLLKALGWSTEQILEEFGEYESMRATLEKDHTQGQDDALLDIYRKLRPGEPPTREAAQTLLENLYFNPKRYDLAKVGRYKVNKKLGADEPLDAGVLTTDDVIATIKYLVKLHAGETETTGESGREIVVETDDIDHFGNRRLRNVGELIQNQVRTGLARMERVVRERMTTQDVEAITPQTLINIRPVVASIKEFFGTSQLSQFMDQNNPLSGLTHKRRLSALGPGGLSRERAGFEVRDVHPSHYGRMCPIETPEGPNIGLIGSLASYGRVNAFGFIETPYRKVVDGQVTDDVDYITADEEDRFVIAQANAILSDELRFTEPRVLVRRRGGEVDYVPGTDVDYMDVSPRQMVSVATAMIPFLEHDDANRALMGANMMRQAVPLIKSEAPLVGTGMEYRCATDAGDVLKAEKDGVVQEVSADYITVTNDDGTYTTYRIAKFMRSNQGTSVNQKVVVSEGDRIIADQVLADGPATENGEMALGKNLLVAFMPWEGHNYEDAIILSQRLVQDDVLSSIHIEEHEVDARDTKLGPEEITRDIPNVSEEVLADLDERGIIRIGAEVVAGDILVGKVTPKGETELTPEERLLRAIFGEKAREVRDTSLKVPHGEIGKVIGVRVFDREEGDELPPGVNQLVRVYVAQKRKITDGDKLAGRHGNKGVISKILPIEDMPFLEDGTPVDIILNPLGVPSRMNPGQVLEIHLGWLASRGWDVSGLGDEWAKRLQSIGADQVAPGTNVATPVFDGAREDEISGLFEATIPNRDGDRLVQPSGKAKLFDGRSGEPFPDPVSVGFMYILKLHHLVDDKLHARSTGPYSMITQQPLGGKAQFGGQRFGEMEVWALEAYGAAYALQELLTIKSDDVTGRVKVYEAIVKGENIPEPGIPESFKVLIKEMQSLCLNVEVLSSDGMSIEMRDTDEDVFRAAEELGIDLSRREPSSVEEV; encoded by the coding sequence TTGGCCGCCTCGCGCAACGCCTCGACCGCGAATACGAACAACGGTGCCAGCACCGCCCCGCTGCGCATCTCTTTTGCAAAGATCAAGGAGCCCCTCGAGGTTCCGAACCTCCTCGCGCTGCAGACCGAGAGCTTTGACTGGCTCCTCGGCAACGCCGCCTGGAAGGCTCGCGTCGAGGCTGCTCTGGACAGTGGACAAGACGTCCCCACCAAGTCCGGCCTGGAGGAGATCTTCGAGGAGATCTCACCGATCGAGGACTTCTCCGGGTCGATGTCGCTTACGTTCCGCGACCACCGCTTCGAGCCCCCGAAGAACTCGATCGACGAGTGCAAGGAGCGCGACTTCACGTTCGCCGCGCCGCTCTTCGTCACGGCCGAGTTCACCAACAACGAGACCGGCGAGATCAAGTCCCAGACGGTCTTCATGGGCGACTTCCCGCTCATGACCAACAAGGGCACCTTCGTCATCAACGGCACCGAGCGTGTCGTCGTGTCGCAGCTGGTCCGCTCGCCGGGTGTCTACTTCGACTCCTCCATCGACAAGACGTCCGACAAGGACATCTTCTCCGCCAAGATCATCCCGTCCCGGGGTGCCTGGCTGGAGATGGAGATCGACAAGCGCGACATGGTCGGTGTCCGCATCGACCGCAAGCGCAAGCAGTCCGTCACCGTCCTCCTCAAGGCGCTCGGCTGGAGCACCGAGCAGATCCTGGAGGAGTTCGGCGAGTACGAGTCGATGCGCGCCACCCTGGAGAAGGACCACACCCAGGGCCAGGACGACGCGCTTCTCGACATCTACCGCAAGCTGCGCCCGGGCGAGCCGCCGACGCGCGAGGCCGCTCAGACGCTGCTCGAGAACCTCTACTTCAACCCGAAGCGCTACGACCTCGCGAAGGTCGGCCGCTACAAGGTGAACAAGAAGCTCGGCGCCGATGAGCCGCTGGACGCCGGGGTGCTCACCACCGACGACGTCATCGCGACCATCAAGTACCTGGTCAAGCTGCACGCCGGTGAGACCGAGACCACCGGTGAGTCCGGCCGGGAGATCGTCGTCGAGACCGACGACATCGACCACTTCGGCAACCGCCGTCTGCGCAACGTCGGCGAGCTCATCCAGAACCAGGTCCGTACGGGCCTGGCGCGTATGGAGCGCGTCGTGCGTGAGCGCATGACGACCCAGGACGTCGAGGCGATCACGCCGCAGACCCTGATCAACATCCGGCCGGTCGTCGCCTCCATCAAGGAGTTCTTCGGCACCAGCCAGCTGTCGCAGTTCATGGACCAGAACAACCCGCTGTCGGGCCTCACCCACAAGCGCCGCCTGTCGGCTCTTGGCCCGGGTGGTCTCTCCCGTGAGCGGGCCGGCTTCGAGGTCCGTGACGTGCACCCGTCCCACTACGGGCGCATGTGCCCGATCGAGACCCCTGAAGGCCCGAACATCGGCCTGATCGGTTCGCTCGCCTCGTACGGCCGCGTCAACGCGTTCGGCTTCATCGAGACGCCGTACCGCAAGGTCGTCGACGGCCAGGTCACCGACGACGTCGACTACATCACGGCCGACGAGGAGGACCGCTTCGTCATCGCCCAGGCGAACGCGATCCTCTCCGACGAGCTGCGCTTCACCGAGCCCCGCGTCCTGGTCCGCCGCCGTGGCGGAGAGGTCGACTACGTGCCTGGCACGGACGTCGACTACATGGACGTCTCGCCGCGCCAGATGGTGTCCGTCGCGACCGCGATGATCCCCTTCCTGGAGCACGACGACGCCAACCGTGCCCTCATGGGCGCGAACATGATGCGTCAGGCGGTGCCGCTGATCAAGTCGGAGGCCCCGCTGGTCGGCACCGGTATGGAGTACCGCTGCGCCACCGACGCCGGTGACGTGCTGAAGGCCGAGAAGGACGGTGTGGTCCAGGAGGTCTCCGCGGACTACATCACCGTCACGAACGACGACGGCACGTACACCACGTACCGCATCGCCAAGTTCATGCGCTCCAACCAGGGCACCTCGGTCAACCAGAAGGTCGTCGTCTCCGAGGGCGACCGGATCATCGCCGACCAGGTCCTCGCCGACGGCCCGGCCACCGAGAACGGTGAGATGGCCCTCGGCAAGAACCTCCTCGTGGCGTTCATGCCGTGGGAGGGTCACAACTACGAGGACGCGATCATCCTGTCGCAGCGCCTCGTGCAGGACGACGTCCTCTCCTCGATCCACATCGAGGAGCACGAGGTCGACGCCCGTGACACCAAGCTCGGCCCGGAGGAGATCACCCGGGACATCCCGAACGTCTCCGAAGAGGTCCTCGCCGACCTCGACGAGCGCGGCATCATCCGTATCGGTGCCGAGGTCGTCGCCGGCGACATCCTCGTCGGCAAGGTCACGCCCAAGGGTGAGACCGAGCTGACCCCCGAGGAGCGCCTGCTCCGCGCGATCTTCGGTGAGAAGGCGCGCGAGGTGCGCGACACCTCGCTGAAGGTGCCGCACGGTGAGATCGGCAAGGTCATCGGCGTCCGCGTCTTCGACCGCGAAGAGGGCGACGAGCTGCCGCCGGGCGTGAACCAGCTGGTCCGCGTCTACGTCGCGCAGAAGCGCAAGATCACCGATGGTGACAAGCTCGCCGGCCGTCACGGCAACAAGGGCGTCATCTCGAAGATCCTGCCGATCGAGGACATGCCGTTCCTGGAGGACGGCACCCCGGTCGACATCATCCTCAACCCGCTGGGTGTCCCGTCCCGAATGAACCCGGGACAGGTCCTGGAGATCCACCTCGGCTGGCTCGCCAGCCGCGGCTGGGACGTCTCCGGCCTCGGTGACGAGTGGGCCAAGCGCCTGCAGTCCATCGGCGCCGACCAGGTCGCCCCCGGCACCAACGTCGCCACGCCCGTCTTCGACGGTGCGCGCGAGGACGAGATCTCCGGTCTCTTCGAGGCCACGATCCCCAACCGCGACGGTGACCGCCTGGTGCAGCCCTCCGGCAAGGCCAAGCTGTTCGACGGCCGCTCCGGCGAGCCGTTCCCGGACCCGGTCTCGGTCGGGTTCATGTACATCCTCAAGCTCCACCACCTGGTCGACGACAAGCTGCACGCGCGTTCGACCGGTCCGTACTCCATGATCACCCAGCAGCCGCTGGGCGGTAAGGCTCAGTTCGGTGGACAGCGCTTCGGTGAGATGGAGGTGTGGGCGCTGGAGGCGTACGGCGCCGCGTACGCCCTCCAGGAGCTGCTGACGATCAAGTCCGACGACGTGACCGGCCGCGTGAAGGTCTACGAGGCCATCGTCAAGGGCGAGAACATCCCCGAGCCGGGCATCCCCGAGTCCTTCAAGGTGCTCATCAAGGAAATGCAGTCGCTCTGCCTCAACGTGGAGGTGCTCTCCTCGGACGGCATGTCCATCGAGATGCGCGACACGGACGAGGACGTCTTCCGCGCAGCGGAGGAGCTCGGTATCGACCTGTCCCGGCGAGAGCCGAGCAGCGTCGAAGAGGTCTGA
- the rplK gene encoding 50S ribosomal protein L11: MPPKKKKVTGLIKLQINAGAANPAPPVGPALGQHGVNIMEFCKAYNAATESQRGMVVPVEITVYEDRSFTFITKTPPAAKLILKAAGVDKGSGEPHKTKVAKLTAAQVREIATTKLPDLNANDLDAASKIIAGTARSMGITVEG; this comes from the coding sequence ATGCCTCCCAAGAAGAAGAAGGTCACGGGGCTTATCAAGCTCCAGATCAACGCCGGTGCGGCGAACCCGGCCCCGCCGGTCGGCCCCGCGCTCGGTCAGCACGGCGTCAACATCATGGAGTTCTGCAAGGCCTACAACGCCGCGACCGAGTCGCAGCGTGGCATGGTCGTGCCGGTGGAGATCACGGTCTACGAGGACCGCTCCTTCACCTTCATCACCAAGACTCCGCCGGCCGCCAAGCTGATCCTCAAGGCCGCGGGTGTGGACAAGGGCTCCGGCGAGCCGCACAAGACCAAGGTCGCCAAGCTGACGGCTGCCCAGGTCCGCGAGATCGCCACGACGAAGCTCCCCGACCTGAACGCCAATGACCTCGACGCCGCGTCGAAGATCATCGCCGGCACCGCCCGTTCCATGGGCATCACGGTCGAAGGCTGA
- the rplA gene encoding 50S ribosomal protein L1, whose protein sequence is MKRSKNLRAADAKIDRERNYAPLEAVRVAKDTASTKFDGTVEVAFCLGVDPRKADQMVRGTVNLPHGTGKTARVLVFATGDRAAAAEAAGADIVGADELIDEVAKGRLDFDAVVATPDLMGKVGRLGRVLGPRGLMPNPKTGTVTPDVVKAVNDIKGGKIEFRVDKHSNLHFIIGKVSFDETKLVENYAAALDEILRLKPSAAKGRYIKKATLATTMGPGIPLDANRTRNLLVEEDPAAV, encoded by the coding sequence GTGAAGCGCAGCAAGAACCTCCGCGCTGCGGACGCCAAGATCGACCGGGAGCGCAACTACGCCCCGCTCGAGGCCGTCCGTGTCGCCAAGGACACCGCCTCCACGAAGTTCGACGGCACCGTCGAGGTCGCCTTCTGCCTGGGTGTCGACCCGCGCAAGGCCGACCAGATGGTCCGCGGCACCGTGAACCTCCCGCACGGCACCGGCAAGACCGCCCGGGTCCTGGTCTTCGCGACCGGTGACCGTGCTGCGGCAGCGGAAGCCGCCGGAGCCGACATCGTCGGCGCCGACGAGCTCATCGACGAGGTGGCGAAGGGCCGTCTGGACTTCGACGCCGTCGTCGCCACCCCGGACCTCATGGGCAAGGTCGGCCGCCTGGGCCGCGTGCTCGGTCCGCGTGGTCTGATGCCGAACCCGAAGACCGGCACCGTCACCCCCGACGTCGTGAAGGCTGTCAACGACATCAAGGGCGGCAAGATCGAGTTCCGCGTCGACAAGCACTCGAACCTGCACTTCATCATCGGCAAGGTCTCCTTCGACGAGACCAAGCTGGTGGAGAACTACGCAGCGGCGCTTGACGAGATCCTCCGTCTGAAGCCGTCCGCCGCCAAGGGCCGCTACATCAAGAAGGCCACGCTGGCCACCACGATGGGCCCCGGCATCCCGCTGGACGCCAACCGCACCCGCAACCTCCTCGTCGAGGAGGACCCGGCCGCCGTCTGA
- the rplL gene encoding 50S ribosomal protein L7/L12 has protein sequence MAKLSQEELLAQFEELTLIELSEFVKAFEEKFDVTAAAAVAVAGPAQGGAPAEAEAEQDEFDVILTGAGDKKIQVIKVVRELTSLGLKEAKDLVDGAPKPVLEKVAKDAAEKAAESLKGAGASVEVK, from the coding sequence ATGGCGAAGCTGTCCCAGGAAGAGCTGCTCGCGCAGTTCGAAGAGCTGACCCTCATCGAGCTCTCCGAGTTCGTGAAGGCCTTCGAGGAGAAGTTCGACGTCACCGCCGCCGCGGCCGTCGCCGTCGCCGGTCCCGCCCAGGGCGGCGCCCCGGCCGAGGCCGAGGCCGAGCAGGACGAGTTCGACGTCATCCTCACCGGTGCCGGCGACAAGAAGATCCAGGTCATCAAGGTCGTGCGTGAGCTGACCTCGCTGGGTCTCAAGGAGGCCAAGGACCTCGTCGACGGCGCCCCGAAGCCCGTCCTCGAGAAGGTCGCCAAGGACGCCGCCGAGAAGGCCGCCGAGTCCCTCAAGGGCGCCGGCGCCTCCGTCGAGGTCAAGTAA
- a CDS encoding pyridoxal phosphate-dependent aminotransferase, with the protein MSAATSPSERRVSARVGAISESATLAVDAKAKALKAAGRPVIGFGAGEPDFPTPGYIVDAAVEACRNPKYHRYTPAGGLPELKAAIAEKTLRDSGYEVDASQILVTNGGKQAIYEAFAAILDPGDEVIVPAPYWTTYPESIRLAGGVPVEVVADETTGYRVSVEQLEAARTERTKVVLFVSPSNPTGAVYSEADAEAIGRWAVEHGLWVMTDEIYEHLVYGDATFTSLPAIVPELRDKCIVVNGIAKTYAMTGWRVGWIIGPRDVVKAATNLQSHATSNVSNVAQVAALAAVSGPLDAVAEMRTAFDRRRNLIVRMLNEIDGVLCPEPEGAFYAYPSVKGLLGKEIRGKRPADSVELAALILDEAEVAVVPGEAFGTPGYLRLSYALGDDDLIEGVSRLQKLLGEAKA; encoded by the coding sequence ATGAGCGCTGCAACTTCTCCGTCCGAGCGCAGGGTTTCCGCCCGCGTCGGTGCGATCTCCGAGTCCGCGACCCTCGCCGTCGACGCCAAGGCCAAGGCCCTCAAGGCCGCTGGGCGCCCGGTGATCGGCTTCGGTGCCGGCGAACCCGACTTCCCGACCCCCGGCTACATCGTCGACGCCGCGGTCGAGGCCTGCCGCAACCCGAAGTACCACCGCTACACCCCGGCCGGCGGGCTCCCCGAGCTCAAGGCCGCCATCGCAGAGAAGACCCTGCGGGACTCCGGTTACGAGGTCGACGCCAGCCAGATCCTGGTGACCAACGGCGGTAAGCAGGCCATCTACGAGGCCTTCGCCGCGATCCTCGACCCGGGCGACGAGGTCATCGTCCCCGCCCCGTACTGGACCACCTACCCCGAGTCGATCCGGCTCGCCGGCGGTGTCCCGGTCGAGGTGGTCGCCGACGAGACCACCGGCTACCGGGTCTCCGTGGAGCAGCTGGAGGCCGCGCGCACCGAGCGGACCAAGGTCGTCCTCTTCGTCTCGCCGTCCAACCCGACCGGCGCCGTCTACAGCGAGGCCGACGCCGAGGCGATCGGGCGCTGGGCCGTGGAGCACGGGCTGTGGGTCATGACCGACGAGATCTACGAGCACCTCGTCTACGGCGACGCGACGTTCACCTCGCTCCCGGCGATCGTGCCCGAGCTGCGCGACAAGTGCATCGTCGTCAACGGCATCGCCAAGACGTACGCGATGACCGGCTGGCGGGTCGGCTGGATCATCGGCCCCAGGGACGTCGTCAAGGCCGCGACCAACCTCCAGTCGCACGCCACCTCCAACGTCTCCAACGTGGCCCAGGTCGCCGCGCTGGCCGCGGTCTCCGGCCCGCTGGACGCCGTCGCGGAGATGCGCACCGCCTTCGACCGCCGCCGCAACCTGATCGTGCGGATGCTCAACGAGATCGACGGCGTGCTCTGCCCGGAGCCCGAGGGCGCGTTCTACGCCTACCCGTCGGTGAAGGGCCTGCTCGGCAAGGAGATCCGCGGCAAGCGTCCGGCCGACTCGGTGGAGCTCGCGGCCCTCATCCTGGACGAGGCCGAGGTCGCCGTGGTCCCGGGTGAGGCCTTCGGCACCCCCGGCTACCTCCGCCTCTCCTACGCCCTGGGCGACGACGACCTCATCGAGGGCGTCTCCCGGCTCCAGAAGCTGCTGGGCGAGGCCAAGGCCTGA